In Dysgonomonadaceae bacterium PH5-43, a single window of DNA contains:
- a CDS encoding hypothetical protein (product_source=Hypo-rule applied; cath_funfam=3.10.290.30; pfam=PF07929; superfamily=159941) — protein MVYRFILVSDESEDFRRDIKIDSEATFFELHEAVLNSVKYTKDQITSFFICDEDWIKRTEITLIDMGSSSEDDVYVMESCRLSELIDEEKQRLVYVFEPLTERCFFMELREIITGEELESPKIVKAVGEPPVQITAFEDVDFSAPVNTIANNIDEDFLDDEFDSGGYNDEDFSDLSDDVFN, from the coding sequence ATGGTTTATAGATTTATATTAGTTTCAGACGAATCGGAAGATTTCAGAAGAGATATAAAGATAGATTCGGAAGCAACATTCTTTGAGCTTCACGAAGCTGTATTAAATTCGGTGAAATACACCAAAGATCAGATCACTTCTTTCTTTATTTGTGATGAAGATTGGATTAAGAGAACCGAAATCACTTTAATAGATATGGGCTCAAGCTCGGAAGATGATGTTTATGTGATGGAATCTTGCCGCTTAAGCGAATTAATAGACGAAGAAAAACAAAGGTTAGTATATGTTTTTGAACCTCTTACCGAACGTTGTTTCTTTATGGAACTTAGAGAAATAATTACTGGTGAAGAATTGGAAAGCCCTAAAATTGTGAAAGCAGTAGGCGAACCTCCTGTGCAAATAACAGCTTTTGAAGACGTCGACTTCTCGGCTCCAGTAAATACTATAGCTAATAATATCGACGAAGACTTTCTTGATGACGAATTTGATTCGGGAGGTTATAATGACGAGGACTTTAGCGATTTAAGCGACGATGTTTTTAATTAA
- a CDS encoding hypothetical protein (product_source=Hypo-rule applied; cath_funfam=1.10.840.10; superfamily=47598), whose translation MKKKKKKHTISPKSSLRDKRMSFMVSDDEYNAIKNYLSKYKINNCSNWMRTTLLSQISSVLVDHDYPTLFSEHEMRK comes from the coding sequence ATGAAAAAGAAAAAAAAGAAACATACAATATCCCCAAAAAGCTCGCTCCGAGACAAACGTATGTCGTTTATGGTGTCGGACGATGAATATAATGCTATCAAAAATTATTTGAGCAAGTATAAGATAAATAATTGCTCAAATTGGATGAGAACAACTCTGCTTTCTCAGATAAGCAGCGTGTTGGTAGACCACGACTACCCTACTCTTTTTAGCGAACACGAAATGAGAAAATAA
- a CDS encoding putative endonuclease (product_source=KO:K07460; cog=COG0792; ko=KO:K07460; pfam=PF02021; superfamily=52980): MAQHNELGKKGEDAAVEYLREKGYKIRDVNWHRGHLELDIIAEYGDELVIVEVKTRSVDNWSAPEVAVDNTKIRRIISATDYYIKCFDVDLSVRFDIISIVGYSPNFRIEHIEDAFYPPVNTYRR, encoded by the coding sequence GTGGCTCAACATAACGAATTAGGGAAAAAAGGAGAAGATGCAGCGGTCGAATATCTTAGAGAAAAAGGATATAAGATACGCGATGTTAATTGGCATAGAGGTCATTTAGAGTTAGATATAATTGCCGAGTACGGAGATGAATTAGTTATTGTAGAAGTTAAAACGCGATCTGTAGATAACTGGTCTGCTCCCGAAGTGGCTGTAGATAATACTAAAATACGAAGAATTATTTCTGCTACCGATTATTACATTAAATGTTTTGATGTCGACCTGTCGGTGCGTTTTGATATTATCAGTATTGTGGGTTATTCTCCCAATTTTAGGATAGAACATATAGAAGATGCTTTTTATCCGCCAGTAAATACATATAGAAGATAA
- a CDS encoding BirA family biotin operon repressor/biotin-[acetyl-CoA-carboxylase] ligase (product_source=KO:K03524; cath_funfam=3.30.930.10; cog=COG0340; ko=KO:K03524; pfam=PF03099; superfamily=50037,55681; tigrfam=TIGR00121), whose amino-acid sequence MNIIKIDSTESTNNYLRDLWEETELQDGTVVYAEQQTMGRGQAGSCWEAEPGKNLTCSILFYPDFVTLSDFFLLSKIVAVGIVSTLSEYSQKEFLIKWPNDIYVDNKKIAGVLIENNIEDFSITRSIVGIGVNLNQREFKSSAPNPVSLINLIDTEVDVTEFLQKLQSNIMCWYNRAKEGLCNYYFISHFYHKYLYRKTGFHYFEDEDEVFEAQISSVEDDGHLVLETRNGEKKSYLFKEVKFVNGK is encoded by the coding sequence ATGAATATTATAAAGATTGACTCAACAGAATCTACCAATAATTATTTGAGAGACCTTTGGGAGGAGACCGAATTGCAAGATGGTACTGTTGTTTATGCCGAACAGCAAACAATGGGTAGAGGACAGGCTGGTAGTTGTTGGGAGGCTGAGCCAGGGAAAAACCTTACTTGCAGTATTCTGTTTTATCCCGATTTTGTTACATTAAGCGATTTCTTTCTTCTTTCTAAAATAGTAGCAGTGGGTATTGTGTCTACCCTTTCGGAATATTCACAAAAGGAATTTTTAATTAAATGGCCTAATGATATATATGTAGACAATAAAAAGATAGCCGGAGTTCTGATAGAAAACAATATCGAAGATTTTAGTATAACCCGATCTATTGTAGGTATAGGAGTAAATCTTAATCAGAGAGAATTTAAGAGCTCTGCGCCAAACCCTGTTTCTCTTATTAATTTAATAGATACGGAAGTTGATGTAACCGAATTTCTCCAAAAGCTACAGAGCAATATAATGTGTTGGTATAATAGAGCGAAAGAAGGATTGTGCAATTATTACTTTATATCTCATTTCTATCACAAATATCTTTATCGTAAAACAGGTTTTCATTATTTCGAAGACGAAGACGAGGTTTTTGAGGCGCAAATCTCTTCAGTTGAAGACGATGGGCATCTTGTGTTGGAAACTCGCAATGGAGAAAAGAAAAGTTATTTATTTAAAGAAGTTAAGTTTGTTAATGGGAAGTGA
- a CDS encoding UDP-N-acetylglucosamine acyltransferase (product_source=KO:K00677; cath_funfam=1.20.1180.10,2.160.10.10; cog=COG1043; ko=KO:K00677; pfam=PF13720; superfamily=51161; tigrfam=TIGR01852), producing the protein MVTHPQGKISALSSVHPDAIIGENVTISPFVTIDKNVVIGDNTYIFPNAVILEGARIGKNCKIFPGAVISGVPQDLKFFGEETTCEIGDNTTVRECVTVNRGTIAKGKTVVGSNCLLMAYSHVAHDCILKDNIIIGNATQLAGEVEVDDYAILSGGTLVHQFTKVGKHVMVQGGSKLGKDVPPYIMAGREPISYSGVNIIGLRRRGFNNEQIASIQEIYRLIYQSGMNNSAAVRHIESNVPEGDEKREIVQFISNSQRGILRGYLG; encoded by the coding sequence ATGGTAACACATCCTCAAGGCAAAATAAGCGCACTTTCATCGGTACACCCCGATGCAATTATAGGAGAAAATGTAACTATCAGTCCTTTTGTAACGATAGATAAAAATGTTGTTATTGGCGATAATACCTATATCTTTCCTAATGCAGTAATATTAGAAGGAGCTCGTATAGGAAAGAATTGTAAAATATTCCCAGGTGCAGTTATTTCAGGTGTTCCGCAAGATCTAAAGTTTTTTGGAGAAGAAACTACTTGCGAGATAGGCGATAATACAACCGTTCGCGAATGTGTAACTGTAAATAGAGGAACCATAGCAAAGGGTAAAACTGTAGTTGGGAGTAATTGTCTGTTAATGGCTTACTCTCACGTTGCACACGACTGTATATTAAAAGATAACATAATAATAGGGAATGCAACACAGCTGGCAGGCGAAGTAGAAGTTGATGATTATGCTATACTTAGTGGAGGAACTCTTGTTCATCAATTCACGAAAGTAGGAAAGCATGTTATGGTTCAGGGTGGTTCGAAGTTGGGTAAAGATGTGCCTCCTTATATTATGGCAGGTCGTGAACCTATTAGCTATTCTGGTGTTAATATAATCGGTCTAAGAAGACGTGGATTTAATAACGAACAAATTGCCAGTATACAAGAAATATACAGATTGATTTATCAGTCAGGAATGAACAACTCTGCTGCCGTACGACATATTGAGAGCAACGTGCCAGAAGGAGATGAGAAAAGAGAAATTGTACAATTTATATCAAATTCACAAAGAGGAATTTTAAGAGGATATTTAGGATAA
- a CDS encoding tRNA dimethylallyltransferase (product_source=KO:K00791; cath_funfam=3.40.50.300; cog=COG0324; ko=KO:K00791; pfam=PF01715; smart=SM00077,SM00382; superfamily=52540; tigrfam=TIGR00174) — protein sequence MKSLIVLLGPTGVGKTELSLKLAERYNSPIISSDSRQIYEGLIIGTAAPKVEELNRVKHYFVGELPIDQYYSASHFEDDVIGLLSKLHQQHDTIIMSGGSMMYIDAVCKGIDEIPTIDETLRKEVFEQYENNGLEHIQQQLKLLDPVFYNQVDLKNHKRVIHALEICLMTGKPYSSFRTNSAKQRPFDIIKIGLKRDREELYSRINKRVDQMMEDGLLEEAKAFYPYKHLNSLNTVGYKELFQYFDGNWSLDFAVEKIKQNSRIYSRKQMTWFKRDQEISWFNPDEEFLILQFIASRSPYTT from the coding sequence ATGAAATCATTAATAGTATTATTAGGTCCTACGGGAGTTGGAAAAACAGAGTTAAGTCTTAAATTAGCCGAACGATACAACTCCCCGATTATATCTTCCGACTCAAGACAGATATACGAAGGACTTATAATAGGAACTGCCGCCCCGAAGGTTGAAGAACTTAATAGGGTAAAGCATTATTTTGTAGGAGAGCTACCTATTGACCAATACTATAGCGCAAGTCACTTTGAAGATGATGTAATAGGGTTGCTGTCAAAACTTCATCAACAACACGATACGATTATTATGAGTGGAGGCTCGATGATGTACATTGATGCCGTTTGTAAGGGTATTGACGAAATCCCTACAATAGACGAAACCCTGCGTAAAGAGGTTTTTGAACAGTACGAAAACAACGGCTTAGAACACATACAGCAACAACTTAAACTATTAGACCCAGTATTCTATAACCAAGTAGACCTTAAAAACCATAAAAGAGTTATTCACGCTTTGGAAATCTGTTTGATGACTGGTAAACCTTATTCTTCTTTTCGTACTAATTCAGCAAAGCAACGTCCCTTTGATATTATAAAGATAGGATTGAAACGCGATCGAGAAGAACTTTATTCTCGTATTAATAAACGTGTCGACCAGATGATGGAAGACGGACTTTTAGAAGAAGCAAAAGCTTTCTATCCTTATAAGCATCTTAACTCCTTAAATACCGTTGGCTATAAAGAACTGTTTCAATACTTTGACGGTAATTGGAGTTTAGACTTCGCAGTTGAAAAAATAAAGCAAAACAGTAGAATTTATTCTCGAAAACAGATGACGTGGTTTAAGCGTGATCAAGAAATTAGTTGGTTCAACCCCGATGAAGAGTTTCTTATCTTACAGTTTATAGCCAGTCGTTCTCCTTATACCACTTAA
- a CDS encoding putative DNA-binding protein (MmcQ/YjbR family) (product_source=COG2315; cog=COG2315; pfam=PF04237; superfamily=142906): MNIEEVHEYCASLKGVEACFPFDDVSLVFKVEGKMFALLPLDNPELQISVKCDPEKAIQLREKYSCVVPAFHFNKKYWNTIYINRGMKDDDVKSWIRHSIDEVIKKLPKKIKDEYYKD; this comes from the coding sequence ATGAATATAGAAGAAGTTCACGAATATTGTGCGTCGTTGAAAGGGGTAGAAGCTTGTTTTCCGTTCGATGATGTATCTCTTGTGTTTAAGGTAGAAGGAAAAATGTTTGCCCTATTACCTTTAGATAATCCCGAGTTGCAAATCTCAGTTAAGTGCGACCCCGAAAAAGCGATACAACTACGAGAGAAGTATTCTTGTGTAGTGCCGGCTTTTCATTTTAATAAAAAATATTGGAACACCATATATATAAATAGAGGTATGAAAGACGATGATGTAAAATCGTGGATTAGACATTCCATCGACGAAGTGATTAAAAAACTGCCTAAAAAAATCAAAGATGAATATTATAAAGATTGA
- a CDS encoding cyclophilin family peptidyl-prolyl cis-trans isomerase (product_source=COG0652; cath_funfam=2.40.100.10; cleavage_site_network=SignalP-noTM; cog=COG0652; pfam=PF00160; superfamily=50891) has product MKIQNLLIAILFIATMTMSCKAEEPTYTIETTMGNIKIKLYEETPLHKANFEKLVEDSTYNGVLFHRIISGFMIQTGNPATKKDNEGYVEDENTRIPAEFVEQYYHKRGAIAAARMGDFVNPEKKSSSTQFYIVQGIKYTRNDMSDMEAQTGKTWTKEQKEVYRTEGGAPFLDGDYTVFGEVVEGMDIVDNIAAMRTGPGDYPLADIRIISISKN; this is encoded by the coding sequence ATGAAAATACAGAATTTACTTATTGCTATTTTATTTATTGCTACTATGACTATGTCTTGTAAAGCTGAAGAGCCTACTTACACTATCGAAACAACGATGGGAAATATTAAAATTAAATTGTACGAAGAAACTCCTTTACACAAGGCTAACTTCGAAAAGCTTGTGGAAGATAGCACCTATAATGGTGTTTTGTTTCATAGAATAATAAGTGGCTTTATGATTCAGACTGGTAATCCGGCTACAAAAAAAGATAACGAGGGGTATGTCGAAGACGAAAACACAAGAATACCTGCCGAGTTTGTAGAACAATACTACCACAAAAGAGGTGCTATTGCGGCTGCTCGTATGGGCGACTTTGTAAATCCCGAAAAGAAATCGTCTTCTACTCAATTTTATATTGTTCAAGGTATAAAATATACGAGAAACGATATGTCGGATATGGAAGCTCAAACAGGAAAGACTTGGACTAAAGAGCAGAAAGAAGTTTACAGAACCGAAGGTGGCGCTCCGTTCTTAGATGGCGACTACACAGTATTTGGTGAAGTTGTTGAAGGTATGGATATAGTAGACAATATTGCTGCTATGCGCACAGGTCCGGGCGATTACCCTCTGGCTGATATTCGTATAATATCTATCTCTAAAAATTAA
- a CDS encoding hypothetical protein (product_source=Hypo-rule applied; cath_funfam=2.60.40.10; cleavage_site_network=SignalP-noTM; superfamily=48726,50370) has product MKNIYLLLCAMLLALGVQAQTKIAGDLITVSETSEYWYYIGNGHNMGAINDNDGRYCSMITAPATTTAAVTYQSILNNLEERKAQKWKVVESGETDFYYLINKEGKYLTHNSSRCFAVTEAPKDANGDSYKFQFIQTIAHTDGTASTWVTIKRKGGNYLGGLNQGSDFVIESNNASAPGAIIDNGTTKNPRAWHFTEEAVFDKFYPNIADQGATAPNEWFRIKSLDKTITNGAEYLSVDANNVFSIEAKADSDNQLFGFVSAGYDSSKKSYTIKIVSKATGKFFGLNGSALTTGDSGTNWVLKHTYSTNNSENPYQAVLRNSRYGTASIITNEVPAALAEWSSSSDNFDNKFAWAFERTPFDVAVDAKTGVALSTADAASIYYDDKFTISYTVDKGTTPVVTVNNEPSSFGDLKNGVYTLSLTITEKTYIVIEAVEPQNEITFSLAQANGVTITSPKLEGNKFTASDVLSVEYTLDEGYTIPEVTAGESVIVGDATLKEGKYTFVVTNITGATTLTFTNSVITYDVTLPESGNGINVITTETTADYLHAYKFTYNLANGYNYGAVFINGVYARPVENADGSFSVTMSEVRNDLVITAKAFILADNIIPATIDTYVSGRNPNDKFADEAILFVQYETDSYARRSYVEFEIPDNIAVEGYDRVLLKLTFKSRQKDKSGNPAIEVRTVSTDTPLVDMTWSVNGEQPTAPKGEIVSKPFIFDRTLSQNTQLMIDVTDYVIDKTGNVKLQISGHSLNEFKGNVFFYSIEGALDLDKVDYVPALVFEKSETLTWQGADADWNTASNWDNNTVPRSFDNVIIPSGYVNPTIPVVTIESLTLGSDVEVNNTMLKLTKNITVDKTVDKAIWYPTGFPFEATAHYLGDKNGGFGDETELIYEPGEDTPSGDFWVKSYNATTDVFDYTEDRSFAVNKGYIVQYPGFFDGETITFKSTEDVFFTSEAAVTATTSYALVANPRIVAMTVKQGDVVEEGSSTKVYYYKYDATANSFLRATTGDNVTFAPFESFVVVTSESETGLKSIIDGDEDLTSINVVEGRSDIKEVRYYNLQGLEINKPSVNDKAMYIEKTIYKSGEEKSVKRINK; this is encoded by the coding sequence ATGAAAAACATTTATTTATTATTGTGCGCAATGCTGCTCGCATTAGGAGTGCAGGCGCAAACGAAAATCGCTGGAGATTTAATAACTGTCAGCGAAACGAGTGAGTATTGGTATTATATCGGCAATGGGCACAACATGGGCGCTATTAATGATAATGATGGGCGCTATTGTTCTATGATTACAGCTCCTGCTACTACAACAGCAGCTGTAACTTATCAGTCTATCCTTAATAATCTTGAGGAAAGAAAAGCTCAAAAATGGAAGGTTGTAGAAAGTGGCGAAACCGATTTCTATTATCTTATCAATAAGGAAGGCAAATATCTTACACACAACAGCTCTCGTTGTTTTGCGGTAACAGAAGCGCCTAAAGATGCAAATGGCGATTCGTATAAATTCCAGTTTATACAAACCATAGCTCACACCGATGGTACAGCAAGTACTTGGGTTACTATAAAAAGAAAAGGTGGAAATTACTTAGGAGGGCTTAATCAAGGGTCCGACTTTGTTATAGAATCTAATAACGCTAGTGCCCCAGGTGCTATTATCGACAATGGCACAACAAAAAACCCAAGAGCTTGGCATTTTACCGAAGAAGCTGTTTTTGACAAATTCTATCCTAATATCGCAGACCAAGGAGCTACCGCGCCTAATGAATGGTTTCGTATTAAATCTTTAGATAAAACAATAACAAATGGAGCTGAATATCTTAGCGTAGATGCTAATAATGTGTTTTCTATTGAGGCTAAAGCTGACTCAGACAACCAACTATTTGGATTCGTTAGTGCAGGTTATGATTCAAGTAAGAAGTCTTATACAATTAAGATTGTATCTAAGGCTACGGGCAAATTTTTCGGACTTAATGGTAGTGCATTAACGACAGGAGATTCTGGTACAAACTGGGTATTGAAACACACATACTCTACAAATAATTCTGAAAATCCATATCAAGCAGTTCTTAGGAATTCAAGATATGGGACTGCCTCAATTATTACTAATGAAGTTCCTGCTGCTTTAGCTGAATGGTCTAGCAGCTCCGATAATTTTGATAACAAGTTCGCTTGGGCTTTTGAAAGAACTCCTTTCGATGTGGCTGTTGATGCGAAAACAGGCGTTGCATTATCTACTGCTGATGCAGCATCAATATATTATGATGATAAGTTTACGATAAGTTATACAGTAGATAAAGGAACTACTCCAGTGGTGACTGTTAATAACGAACCCTCAAGTTTTGGAGACTTAAAAAATGGTGTTTATACTCTATCTTTAACAATAACAGAAAAAACATATATTGTTATAGAAGCTGTAGAGCCTCAGAATGAAATTACATTCTCTTTAGCACAGGCGAATGGTGTTACAATTACTTCTCCAAAATTGGAAGGAAATAAGTTTACGGCAAGTGATGTTTTATCTGTAGAATATACTCTTGATGAAGGTTATACTATTCCTGAGGTTACGGCAGGTGAAAGTGTAATTGTTGGAGATGCAACGCTTAAAGAAGGTAAGTATACTTTTGTTGTTACAAATATAACAGGTGCAACAACGCTTACATTCACGAATAGTGTAATTACTTATGATGTTACTCTTCCTGAAAGTGGCAATGGTATTAATGTAATTACAACAGAAACAACAGCTGATTATTTACACGCTTATAAATTCACATATAATCTAGCCAATGGCTATAATTATGGTGCTGTATTTATTAATGGAGTTTATGCACGTCCTGTAGAGAATGCTGATGGTTCTTTCTCTGTTACAATGTCAGAAGTTAGGAATGATTTGGTGATTACAGCTAAAGCTTTTATACTTGCCGATAATATTATCCCTGCAACTATAGATACCTATGTGAGTGGGAGAAATCCTAATGACAAATTTGCGGATGAAGCAATATTGTTCGTTCAATATGAAACGGATTCTTATGCTCGTCGCAGTTATGTAGAATTTGAAATACCAGATAATATTGCAGTTGAAGGTTATGATAGAGTTTTGTTGAAATTGACGTTTAAGTCTAGGCAAAAAGACAAATCGGGAAATCCAGCAATTGAGGTTCGTACAGTTTCGACAGACACGCCATTGGTTGATATGACTTGGTCTGTTAATGGCGAACAGCCAACGGCTCCTAAAGGAGAAATAGTGTCAAAACCTTTTATTTTCGATAGAACTTTAAGTCAAAATACTCAATTGATGATTGATGTTACTGATTATGTTATAGATAAAACAGGTAATGTAAAATTGCAAATCTCGGGTCATTCATTAAATGAATTCAAGGGTAATGTCTTTTTCTATTCTATAGAAGGAGCTCTTGATTTAGATAAAGTTGATTATGTTCCTGCTCTTGTTTTTGAAAAATCAGAAACATTAACATGGCAAGGTGCTGATGCAGACTGGAATACAGCCTCTAACTGGGATAATAACACAGTTCCAAGAAGCTTTGATAATGTTATTATTCCTTCGGGTTATGTAAACCCAACTATTCCTGTGGTAACTATCGAAAGTTTAACATTGGGAAGTGATGTTGAGGTTAATAATACAATGCTTAAGCTTACTAAGAATATAACAGTCGATAAAACAGTCGATAAAGCAATCTGGTATCCTACAGGATTCCCATTTGAAGCTACAGCTCATTATTTAGGTGATAAAAATGGTGGGTTTGGAGATGAAACAGAATTGATTTATGAACCAGGTGAAGATACTCCTTCGGGCGACTTCTGGGTTAAATCTTATAATGCAACAACCGATGTTTTTGATTATACAGAAGACAGATCGTTTGCTGTAAATAAAGGTTACATTGTTCAATATCCAGGGTTTTTTGATGGTGAAACTATAACTTTTAAATCAACAGAAGACGTATTCTTTACAAGTGAAGCGGCGGTTACAGCTACAACATCTTACGCATTGGTTGCTAACCCAAGAATAGTTGCAATGACAGTAAAGCAAGGTGATGTAGTGGAAGAGGGCTCTTCAACTAAGGTTTATTACTACAAGTACGATGCTACAGCTAACAGTTTCCTAAGAGCTACAACTGGAGATAATGTAACTTTTGCTCCTTTTGAATCATTTGTTGTTGTAACTTCAGAAAGTGAAACTGGATTGAAGTCTATTATCGATGGTGATGAAGATTTAACTTCTATCAATGTTGTTGAAGGACGTAGTGATATTAAGGAAGTTCGCTATTACAATCTTCAAGGTTTAGAAATTAATAAACCATCAGTAAACGACAAGGCTATGTATATTGAAAAAACAATATATAAATCTGGTGAAGAGAAATCTGTAAAGAGAATAAATAAATAA
- a CDS encoding tRNA(adenine34) deaminase (product_source=KO:K11991; cath_funfam=3.40.140.10; cog=COG0590; ko=KO:K11991; pfam=PF14437; superfamily=53927) has protein sequence MSEIFTDEYFMKQALLEAQNAYKRGEVPIGAVIVCNNRIIARAHNLTETLNDVTAHAEMQAITAAASVLGGKYLIDCTLYVTIEPCPMCAGALGWSQISRIVYGAKDEKRGYNKIASSSLHPKTQVTSGVMELEAAELMKRFFSERR, from the coding sequence ATGTCGGAAATATTTACTGACGAATATTTTATGAAACAGGCTCTCTTAGAAGCTCAAAATGCTTATAAGAGAGGCGAAGTGCCTATTGGTGCTGTTATTGTTTGCAATAATAGAATTATTGCTCGAGCACACAATCTTACTGAAACCCTAAACGACGTTACGGCGCATGCCGAAATGCAGGCTATAACTGCCGCTGCCTCTGTGTTGGGTGGTAAGTATCTTATCGACTGCACTCTGTATGTTACCATAGAACCTTGCCCTATGTGCGCTGGTGCTTTAGGCTGGTCGCAAATATCACGTATAGTTTATGGTGCAAAAGACGAAAAGCGAGGATATAACAAAATAGCGTCTTCTTCTCTCCACCCTAAAACGCAAGTTACATCTGGGGTTATGGAGTTAGAAGCTGCTGAATTAATGAAAAGATTTTTTAGCGAACGAAGATGA
- a CDS encoding nucleoside-diphosphate-sugar epimerase (product_source=COG0451; cath_funfam=3.40.50.720; cog=COG0451; pfam=PF01370; superfamily=51735), producing the protein MKKILITGASGFIGSFLTEEALNRDWNTWAGIRKSSSKEYLQNDKINFIDLNYGNKEVLKQQITEHSNKFGKWDYIIHNAGLTKCLNISDFDKVNYLFTKNFVDALIETNNIPEKFILMSSLSAHHPDAVTAYGLSKLKAEQYIEKLNNFPYITLRPTGVYGPREKDYYIMLKTIKSGIDVNAGMKPQTLTFIYVKDLVKAAYLALESKITNKSYAVADGNLYSDKEYTQISKIALGKKFVIKLRVPLFILKAVSVISEDISKITKKASTLNRDKYKIMKQRDWSCDISPLVNDLGFNADYDLQRGMNECVKWYKENDWL; encoded by the coding sequence ATGAAAAAGATTCTAATTACAGGCGCAAGTGGCTTTATTGGTAGTTTTTTAACAGAAGAAGCCCTCAATAGAGATTGGAATACTTGGGCTGGTATTAGAAAAAGTAGCAGTAAAGAATATCTACAAAACGATAAAATAAATTTCATAGACCTCAACTATGGCAACAAAGAGGTATTAAAACAACAAATAACCGAACACTCAAACAAATTTGGCAAATGGGATTATATTATTCATAACGCCGGACTAACAAAGTGCTTGAACATCTCTGATTTTGATAAGGTTAATTATCTTTTTACAAAAAACTTTGTTGATGCTCTTATTGAGACAAATAACATTCCTGAAAAGTTCATCTTAATGAGCAGCTTAAGCGCGCATCACCCCGATGCTGTAACCGCTTATGGGCTAAGCAAACTAAAAGCTGAACAATATATAGAAAAGTTAAACAATTTCCCTTATATAACTTTACGCCCAACAGGTGTTTATGGTCCTCGAGAAAAGGATTACTACATAATGCTTAAAACTATTAAGTCGGGAATAGATGTTAATGCGGGAATGAAACCTCAAACCCTTACATTTATATATGTTAAAGACTTGGTTAAAGCGGCTTATCTTGCTTTAGAAAGTAAGATAACAAACAAAAGTTACGCCGTTGCAGATGGTAATCTTTACTCAGACAAAGAGTATACCCAAATATCTAAGATTGCTTTAGGAAAGAAATTCGTGATAAAACTGAGAGTGCCTCTATTTATTCTAAAAGCTGTATCGGTTATATCCGAAGACATATCAAAAATAACTAAGAAAGCTTCTACGCTTAACAGAGATAAGTATAAGATTATGAAGCAACGTGATTGGAGTTGCGACATATCTCCTTTGGTAAATGATCTGGGGTTTAATGCCGACTACGACTTACAACGAGGAATGAATGAATGCGTTAAGTGGTATAAGGAGAACGACTGGCTATAA